The window TATTTGAACAGCAgtgtgtaatttaatttaaaaaaaaaacaaaacaagtaaagCCCTCTTTAAAAATCCCTCATCATTTGGAGTATGTTTGGAGTAAAGTTTGATCTTTGTGGCTTCTGTCGTCCATCACCAAACAACGCAAGTCAGGGCTCTAAACGCCAGACACCCAAATGTTTGAGTCGTCAACCCAGATTCTCTTTTATCCCAAACACTCGTGTTAGCATGGCCTCTTACACGGTTGAGAGAAACCTTTGCTTTTAGCGATTTAACTAAGACTGAATGCAAATTTGTTCTTGCCGCATTAAAACCCCTGACTGCAAACCaggtgaattaaaaaaagttagtgAGTTCTATACGATGCTGTAACCATAAGAGTCATCGGATTATAATGGTTCATGACATCGTTTTTTTGGTATTTGGAGAGCCGGACGAACCTCGCCGTTCCCAATATCCGATCTCTCCGGGTTTCAGCGCAATGTAGCAGTCATGCACACTTCGGGACGCGTCTTGCTGGAGGGTTACATAAGAGGCCCTATGGCATCGTCATCCACAAGACAGAAATGTCAACAGATTACATCGCAAGTCTTATGATCAagcacattgtttttattttgccccGGTTCATGTGACAATTCTGTCCTCTGGTAAAAGCGGAAAGAATGGAACATACACAGCATGCTCGCCGTGAATGTGCAATCGATGCAGTCATGATGATCAGTCCGACGTCAATAACGTTTACTCATTaacagatttaaaagaaatgattcTGACCAACACATAAAGTTCAACCAATGCATACTTGGTAAAACGTTTGGAAATACTCGACGACCTTcataaagataaaaacaaaatcatttcttGTGTAAAGGGGtacattcatttttgaaaaaaaaaacgtaatagtGTATAGAAATGCCTGCACGAGAGATGAGTGCCGTACCATGCAGTTAAATTAGTCGGGTTCTTTTCATCAGGCCTCTGATAGTTAACCAGGACTAGTTAAGAGCATAACCTCAACTACCATCACTGGCCTGATTTTTCAACACCCTACCgatttgaaaatgtacaaagtGCAACAGCAACATAAATATACAAGGATAAATCTCATGAATGggtaatatttcaaaatcgaaagaaaaacaaatgatattTTGCATACGTTTTGCTACCGTTGTGCCGATGCTTTGCATTACGCATTCCCTCCTTAAATGAACTTTAATgtcaaaaatctcaaaataagtttataaagtaattatatatttaaatatttcatttaaaacggGCATCAAAAACACGGAACAAACATGcactttatgcaaaatataatttcactttttatttttggttgaaatatgttttcatgAGATTCACCCACAATTCTTCTTTAATTCGCGTGAAAATAAAGCGCGCGTCATCCTACATATCTATGAGGGTGTTTTTGATGTATTCACAGTGTGGGAAAGATATAGCATATTGATCTATTGAGAATGAATGAACTGGATTTCACTGTATCAAGGCGTTTGATCATATAATCATACGAAGTCTCTAAAAGTACATCGAGCACAGAAGTAACCCCACACCAGGACACtggcttatttgtttttcaccGCCTCTTTGTAtagaaaatgtatgaaaataattatgacTGATTTAGCCCCACCTCCAAACAGTTGCTACAGAAGAAGAGAACTTTCATGATGTTATGGTGCAGACGATACGAAATGAGCTTATTTCATTAAGATGCTGTGCACACGACAGCACTGAGTTGTGAAAATCCTTTCAGTTTGAGTTCCTTCGGTGACCTTCATTCGCTCAAGTAACTCTCGTAAGTGGTTCGTTTTTGTTGTGTAAACAAGCAGCAGTTCCTGTTATTAAGgcttcatttgatttttttccattgaGAATAAAAGGCAAGCTCCACGAGCGCTATTATTTGGCTGTATTCAAAGCGAGAGAGTGAGTATGGAAATCTCCCATGTAGTGAGGCACCTGAACGTCACTCGGAGTCCTCTCCCGCAGTCGCCGCGTCCAGAGCGGCCAAGGCCTCTGCCACCATTGAGTCTGTGACGCTCACACGatccatctctttctctctctcttgctctcctTTCTCGACTGAGGGCTTTTCCTTTTCTCGGTCCTCTATCGTGAGCTTTGTATCTGCTGAGGAGAGGCTCGTGCTGCTGGTGTGCATGTCCACAGATAACACGCTCTCCGTGTCCGGAGTACCGGCTAGCCTGCTCTTCCTGTCCTCGTCTTCGTCCTCCTGTCCATAGGTATATCCGTCCGATCCCTCCGTCCCATCCGTTATCCCTCCACCTCCCAGACCGGAGTCTCGGAATCTGTCCTCTCGCTTCCCCGGTTCCGTTCCCAACAACGACTCGTTCTGTACGGGTGGGTTGGCGCGTGAGGCAGGGGTGGCTTTTATGGGCGTTCCCTCGCCCTCGGGCTGGAGGATGTAAGGACTTGGGTCACCCTCCGCTGGGCTCGGTCGGATCTGCTCGCCTGGAACGTTGGCATGGAGCCGGTTGATGTGGTTGTTGTCGATGTCGAGTTTGGTCGGGCTGGGATGGGTGCTGTATGCTAGGTTGTGGAAGCCCTGCTTCTTGTGAATGTGCTCTGCCTCCTCGGGAAATCGGTGAGATTGATACAGAGAGCTGCTGGTGGGGTCCCGCTTCCGACCAGGAACTTCTACGGGAACTGAGGGGTCATAGATGTAACTGAAACAGAGAAGCAGTTGAGGAGagcatttaaagaaatgaacTGTTGATGGCCTTTTTGCTGGAAACAATCATTATAATCCAGTTAAAACGGTCATATACTTGCAAGGTTTCTGATAGTAAGTATGctgtgttagaagatattaagcagactctaatgactgctagttgacatgtagttggaAAGTTACTTACCGTTAGTTGAATGtataaagtggactatcgaaataaagtgttaccaaccaAATAACAATGAAGCAGAACTAGTACttgcctttttaattaaaacatcaacTGATAAgaaaaggacttttattttgacaacaCTTAGCGTGTCGGTGCTTGAGCACAGACGCATTTGAGCTACCATTCTTCATTAGCTTACagtgaaaaatattataataggcTTATAGAATCATTGAGTTCTTCTGTGAGGTATTAATGgatttatttagcatatttctatttttaatattgttctgCGTATTATTTGTTATCATTAAATGAAACAGCGGGATATCATATTTTCCAGTATTCCTGTGAGCCTACAGAAGAGAATGGAGAATGCATGGAGCGTCGGAGACACCACATGACCTCACTATCACCAAGCGAATGAGAATGAGCAGACAAGTTTTCCTGCTTGACATGATACCACTCTAATCCCATTCAGCCATATGATGCCAACCACCTTTTTTCAAGACAAAAACGATTGCAGGGTTTTACTGATATATGTTATGACATACGCTTCTTTGATAGTTCAAACGATTTGACACATTTCTCCGAAAGTAATTCAATGCTCTCGAAATAACAATCATGATCTGAAAATCGCAAATGTAAGTATTACTTTTAATGCATGTACTATTTCCCCAAATGCAAAAAActcttttatttgttaaattctCTGTTGTGTTTTCAATTAGCCCCAAACTGATATCTGCTGAGTAATACAGACAACAAAGGAAATCTTAATTTCCTAATTGTTTACACATTTATCTCAATTACAACGATAATAAAAGGGCAACAGGATAAGAGAAAACAGAAGTACGTACTAGAATGAGATGATATAGtggagataaaaaaaagtaagaagaTACGCACAAAGGACGAGGGCTGCAGGGTGGAACAGATGATCTTCATCGAAATCAGAGCCACCCTGATTGACCCTGTTACATATCACTGTCTCTCCTTAAGAGTTCAGCCAAACATAAACTGATTATCCACACATTTCAAAAAGAACACCAATAAGTAACTATACAATTCTGGTTCTGTGAGTAGATCCTTGTCCATTTCCCGTTTTAAGATCTAGAACATTTAGGCAAGGCGAGgtaagtttatttgtatagcgcaaTTCGtacaaagtgctttacataaataaaattacgataaaataaaaaaattaaagtgtatttacaatgaaaataaaaaatgtttatacataaaatatagtgCAGTTAGTTTGGACATGGCACTGTGCTCATTCAAAAAAATGCACAGCTTttgttttgagtctggatttaatcTGGATCTAATCCCTTCTGGAAACTGGTTCCAACTGTGGGAGGCATAATAGCTAAAAGCGGACTCCTATTGTTttgtgtgaacctttggtatttctaacatACTCGATCCTAATGATCTAAGTGCTCTGTTGGGTTTATATTCAGTGAGCATTTCtacaatgtatttaggtcctaggcCTTTGAGTGGTTAATAAACgagtaaaaatactttaacaTCAATCTCATTAGGACTAGTGAGATA is drawn from Puntigrus tetrazona isolate hp1 chromosome 7, ASM1883169v1, whole genome shotgun sequence and contains these coding sequences:
- the zgc:194930 gene encoding uncharacterized protein zgc:194930 yields the protein MGCSCCRMIKSYIYDPSVPVEVPGRKRDPTSSSLYQSHRFPEEAEHIHKKQGFHNLAYSTHPSPTKLDIDNNHINRLHANVPGEQIRPSPAEGDPSPYILQPEGEGTPIKATPASRANPPVQNESLLGTEPGKREDRFRDSGLGGGGITDGTEGSDGYTYGQEDEDEDRKSRLAGTPDTESVLSVDMHTSSTSLSSADTKLTIEDREKEKPSVEKGEQEREKEMDRVSVTDSMVAEALAALDAATAGEDSE